One part of the Ralstonia pickettii genome encodes these proteins:
- the dnaN gene encoding DNA polymerase III subunit beta, translated as MQLVKTSRDNLLRPLQIVSGIVERRHTLPILANLLITKQGERVSFLSTDIEIQITTHADCGAGAGDIATTVAARKLVDILRAMPDGEVALTLNDKRMTVQSGKSRFALQTLAAEEFPTVAEATDFGARITLPQKTLKHLLAMVHFAMAQQDIRYYLNGMLLVVDGKQVMAVATDGHRLAYCGVETGEQPAGAGGRQEVIIPRKTILELQRLLEDVDDPVSVQLASNQVKFTFGNIELISKLVEGKFPDFQRVIPKGYRNSFTIDRAFLQQALQRTAILTTDKFKGVRCMLDTNVLKISSTNADQEEAQEELEIDYQGDALDIGFNVTYLLDVLANLKAEKVQVSLGDSNSSALITLPDDDTFKYVVMPMRI; from the coding sequence ATGCAATTGGTCAAAACCTCGCGAGACAACCTGCTGCGTCCGCTGCAAATCGTGAGCGGCATCGTGGAACGCCGACACACGCTGCCGATCCTGGCCAATCTGCTGATCACCAAGCAAGGTGAACGGGTTTCCTTCCTGTCCACGGACATCGAAATCCAGATCACCACGCACGCCGATTGCGGCGCCGGCGCGGGCGATATCGCCACCACCGTGGCTGCCCGCAAGCTGGTCGACATCCTGCGTGCCATGCCTGACGGCGAAGTTGCCCTCACGCTCAACGACAAGCGCATGACGGTGCAATCCGGCAAGAGCCGCTTTGCGCTGCAGACGCTGGCCGCCGAAGAGTTCCCGACCGTTGCAGAGGCGACCGATTTCGGTGCCCGCATCACGCTGCCGCAGAAGACGCTCAAGCACCTGCTGGCGATGGTGCATTTCGCGATGGCCCAGCAAGACATCCGTTACTACCTGAACGGCATGCTGCTTGTGGTGGACGGCAAGCAAGTCATGGCCGTCGCCACCGATGGCCACCGCCTGGCCTACTGCGGCGTTGAAACCGGCGAGCAACCGGCGGGTGCCGGCGGCCGTCAGGAAGTCATCATCCCGCGCAAGACCATCCTCGAGCTGCAACGCCTGCTGGAAGACGTGGACGATCCCGTCTCGGTGCAACTGGCCTCCAACCAGGTCAAGTTCACCTTCGGCAATATCGAGCTGATCTCCAAGCTGGTCGAAGGCAAGTTCCCGGATTTCCAGCGCGTGATCCCGAAGGGTTACCGCAACAGCTTCACGATCGACCGTGCCTTCCTGCAGCAGGCGCTGCAACGCACGGCCATCCTGACCACCGACAAGTTCAAGGGCGTGCGCTGCATGCTCGACACCAATGTCCTGAAGATCAGCTCCACCAACGCTGACCAGGAAGAAGCGCAGGAAGAACTCGAAATCGACTACCAGGGCGATGCACTGGATATCGGTTTCAACGTCACCTACCTGCTGGACGTGCTGGCCAACCTCAAGGCCGAAAAAGTGCAGGTGAGCCTGGGCGACTCCAATTCGAGCGCGCTCATCACCCTGCCGGACGACGACACCTTCAAGTACGTCGTCATGCCGATGCGCATTTGA
- the gyrB gene encoding DNA topoisomerase (ATP-hydrolyzing) subunit B, translated as MTEEQKPQSTPAEANSYDAASIQILEGLEAVRKRPGMYIGDTSDGTGLHHLVFEVLDNSIDEALAGHCTEIQVTIHTDNSISVIDNGRGIPTGIKFDDKHEPKRSATEIAMTELHAGGKFNQNSYKVSGGLHGVGVSCVNGLSKWMKVTVRQGGKVHYIEFAQGVPQNRLIETVQGPDGQMVEVSPLRVLGTTDKRGTEVHFLADEEIFTNVEYHYEILSKRIRELSFLNNGVHIRLTDQRTGKEEDFAFSGGVKGFVEYINKNKTALHPTIFFAAGEKDGVGVEVSMQWNDAYNEQVLCFTNNIPQRDGGTHLTGLRAAMTRVINKYIADNEIAKKAKVDTSGDDMREGLTCVLSVKVPEPKFSSQTKDKLVSSEVRLPVEEVVAKALSDFLLETPVDAKIICGKIVEAARAREAARKAREMTRRKGVLDGMGLPGKLADCQEKDPALSELFIVEGDSAGGSAKQGRDRKFQAILPLKGKILNVERARFDKMLSSQEVLTLITAMGTGIGKDDYNLDKLRYHRIIIMTDADVDGSHIRTLLLTFFYRQMPEIIERGHVYIAQPPLYKIKHGKEERYIKDDVEMAAYLVRQALDTAVLVRPDGTEIAGDALAELARQYQFSQSVIERLSRVIDADALRAIAEGVSLDLSNEAAAEASARTLKARLLEMQGNASSANGGATADAFMQYDEKTEKYRIMVVRRQHGNQRLSHIDADFVAGADYTALSSTAATFQGLIGDGAKVRRGIGDKVREQNVADFHAAMTWLLSEAERGVSRQRYKGLGEMNPEQLWETTMDVTQRRLLRVQIEDAIAADQIFTTLMGDDVEPRRNFIESNALVARNIDV; from the coding sequence ATGACCGAAGAGCAGAAACCGCAATCCACCCCCGCCGAGGCCAACAGCTATGACGCCGCCTCGATCCAGATCCTGGAAGGCCTGGAGGCGGTACGCAAGCGGCCGGGCATGTACATCGGCGACACCTCGGATGGCACCGGCCTGCACCACCTCGTGTTCGAGGTGCTGGACAACTCCATCGACGAAGCACTGGCCGGGCATTGCACCGAGATCCAGGTCACCATCCACACGGACAACTCCATCTCCGTGATCGACAACGGCCGTGGCATCCCGACCGGCATCAAGTTTGACGACAAGCACGAGCCCAAGCGCAGCGCGACCGAGATCGCCATGACCGAGCTGCACGCCGGTGGCAAGTTCAACCAGAACAGCTACAAGGTGTCGGGCGGCCTGCACGGCGTGGGTGTGTCGTGCGTGAACGGTCTGTCGAAGTGGATGAAGGTGACGGTGCGCCAGGGTGGCAAGGTGCATTACATCGAGTTTGCACAGGGCGTTCCGCAAAACCGCCTGATCGAAACGGTGCAAGGGCCGGACGGCCAGATGGTGGAGGTCTCGCCGCTGCGCGTGTTGGGCACCACCGACAAGCGCGGCACCGAAGTGCACTTCCTGGCTGACGAAGAGATCTTCACCAACGTCGAATACCACTACGAAATCCTCTCCAAGCGCATTCGCGAGCTTTCGTTCCTGAACAACGGCGTGCACATCCGGCTGACCGACCAGCGCACCGGCAAGGAAGAAGACTTCGCCTTCTCGGGCGGCGTGAAGGGCTTTGTTGAGTACATCAACAAGAACAAGACCGCGCTGCACCCCACCATCTTCTTTGCCGCTGGCGAGAAAGACGGCGTGGGCGTCGAAGTGTCGATGCAGTGGAACGACGCCTACAACGAGCAGGTGCTCTGCTTCACCAACAACATCCCGCAGCGCGACGGCGGCACCCACCTCACGGGCCTGCGCGCCGCCATGACGCGCGTCATCAACAAGTACATCGCCGACAACGAGATCGCCAAGAAAGCCAAGGTCGACACCTCGGGCGACGACATGCGCGAAGGCCTGACCTGCGTGCTTTCCGTCAAGGTGCCCGAGCCCAAGTTCAGCTCGCAGACCAAGGACAAGCTCGTCTCGTCGGAAGTGCGCCTGCCGGTGGAAGAAGTCGTCGCCAAGGCGCTGAGCGACTTCCTGCTGGAAACGCCCGTCGACGCGAAGATCATCTGCGGCAAGATCGTTGAAGCCGCCCGCGCGCGTGAAGCCGCCCGCAAGGCCCGCGAAATGACACGCCGCAAGGGCGTGCTTGACGGCATGGGCCTGCCCGGCAAGCTGGCCGACTGCCAGGAGAAAGACCCCGCGCTGTCAGAACTCTTCATCGTCGAGGGTGATTCCGCAGGCGGCTCCGCCAAGCAGGGCCGCGATCGCAAGTTCCAGGCAATCCTGCCGCTCAAGGGCAAGATCCTGAACGTCGAGCGCGCGCGCTTTGACAAGATGCTCTCCAGCCAGGAAGTGCTCACGCTCATCACCGCCATGGGCACCGGCATTGGCAAAGACGACTACAACCTCGACAAGCTGCGCTACCACCGCATCATCATCATGACCGATGCTGACGTAGACGGCTCGCACATCCGCACGCTGCTGCTCACGTTCTTCTACCGCCAGATGCCCGAGATCATCGAGCGCGGCCACGTGTACATCGCCCAGCCGCCGCTCTACAAGATCAAGCACGGCAAGGAAGAGCGCTACATCAAAGACGACGTCGAGATGGCCGCCTACCTCGTGCGCCAGGCGCTGGACACCGCCGTGCTCGTGCGCCCCGACGGCACCGAGATTGCCGGCGACGCCCTGGCCGAACTCGCACGCCAGTACCAGTTCAGCCAAAGCGTGATCGAGCGCCTGTCTCGCGTGATTGACGCCGACGCCCTGCGCGCCATTGCCGAAGGCGTGTCGCTGGACTTGTCCAACGAAGCCGCAGCCGAAGCCAGCGCCCGCACGCTCAAGGCCCGCCTGCTCGAAATGCAAGGCAACGCCAGCAGCGCCAACGGCGGCGCCACCGCAGACGCCTTCATGCAGTACGACGAGAAGACCGAGAAGTACCGCATCATGGTCGTCCGCCGCCAGCACGGCAACCAGCGCCTGAGCCACATCGACGCCGACTTTGTGGCCGGCGCCGACTACACCGCGCTCTCAAGCACCGCCGCCACCTTCCAGGGCCTGATTGGCGACGGCGCCAAGGTGCGCCGCGGCATCGGCGACAAGGTGCGCGAGCAGAACGTTGCCGACTTCCACGCCGCCATGACGTGGCTGCTGAGCGAGGCCGAGCGCGGTGTGAGCCGCCAGCGCTACAAGGGCCTGGGCGAAATGAACCCCGAGCAGCTGTGGGAAACCACCATGGACGTCACCCAGCGCCGCCTGCTGCGCGTGCAGATTGAAGACGCCATTGCCGCGGACCAGATTTTCACCACGCTGATGGGCGACGACGTGGAACCGCGTCGGAACTTCATTGAGAGCAATGCGTTGGTGGCGCGGAATATTGATGTTTGA
- a CDS encoding DEAD/DEAH box helicase family protein encodes MSPDTGLARFSFSTEYRTGDIDPVSGFYRPCLLNSIDYKRAVGYFRSSVYLIVGPATVEFAKRGGKIRLVCSPSVTTEDMETIEAGYEARIERVAANLGEEIDRMLASENTAYRTRVLATLISAGALDIRLALRPEGYGLYHEKIGIFRDAVGNRVSFLGSANETWNGWHSRGNHEAIEVFCSWRNGAERERVERHDSYFERLWDGTVTGVDVVPFPEAAKKRLQTVSLEGIDTVDMDALDESAGKRAALPHQLAAIEAWKRAGSRGIFEHATGSGKTYTALLAVKEHTAKGLPALILVPSALLLEQWAIEIRDELPEAILLRAGSGHNRWKQAGRLAGLTDPSPEFGPRVILATMQTAATDAFLADTCGGAHLLVIADEVHQIGSPYNARAMGIESGSRLGLSATPIRYGDPEGTAKILAYFGPVIPPAISLRDAIRSGRLVEYEYHPHPVHLTAEEAESWKVLTRRIFLEINKTEGDVIRSAPLNEKAKMLLIQRSRIAKKAQGKIPLAVEVLRSAYRKGQRWLVYCEDGHQLAEVLEALSHAGLSAMEYHTGMAGDRAAALAWFRSFGGILVSIKCLDEGVDIPAVDHALILASSQNPRQFIQRRGRVLRSAPDKHIAVIHDAVVVPLNLENEPEQLSLLKSEFVRAIEFSESALNRTAGAELRAMANTMGLDFDMWRDAGVEEEEKE; translated from the coding sequence ATGAGTCCAGATACAGGGTTAGCAAGGTTCAGTTTCTCTACCGAGTACAGAACTGGCGATATCGATCCGGTCTCCGGCTTCTATCGCCCATGTTTGTTGAACTCGATCGATTACAAGCGAGCGGTAGGGTATTTTCGCTCCTCGGTCTACCTGATCGTCGGGCCCGCCACCGTCGAGTTTGCAAAACGAGGGGGCAAGATTCGATTGGTTTGCTCGCCATCCGTCACGACAGAGGATATGGAGACCATCGAAGCCGGTTATGAGGCTCGTATTGAACGGGTGGCGGCGAATCTTGGGGAGGAAATAGACCGAATGTTGGCTTCTGAGAACACAGCCTACCGCACGCGAGTTCTAGCAACTCTGATCTCGGCTGGAGCGTTGGATATTCGGCTCGCTCTTCGGCCGGAAGGATACGGCCTCTATCACGAAAAGATTGGAATATTCCGGGATGCAGTGGGGAATCGAGTCAGCTTCCTTGGCTCGGCAAATGAAACATGGAACGGCTGGCATAGCAGGGGAAACCACGAGGCTATAGAAGTATTCTGTAGCTGGCGAAATGGGGCCGAAAGAGAGCGTGTCGAACGCCACGATAGCTATTTCGAGCGACTTTGGGATGGAACTGTTACTGGAGTGGATGTTGTCCCGTTTCCGGAGGCGGCGAAGAAGCGTTTGCAAACAGTGAGTCTCGAAGGGATCGATACCGTGGACATGGACGCGCTAGATGAAAGCGCAGGTAAACGCGCTGCGCTGCCGCACCAGCTAGCAGCAATTGAGGCGTGGAAACGCGCTGGCAGTCGTGGAATATTTGAGCACGCCACAGGTAGCGGAAAGACTTATACGGCTTTGTTAGCTGTTAAAGAGCACACCGCGAAAGGCCTCCCGGCGCTCATTCTTGTTCCGAGTGCGTTGTTGCTGGAACAATGGGCGATAGAAATCCGCGATGAATTACCCGAGGCAATCCTTCTTCGGGCTGGTTCGGGCCATAACCGCTGGAAGCAAGCAGGACGTCTTGCAGGTCTAACGGACCCTTCGCCGGAATTCGGGCCACGGGTGATTCTCGCTACTATGCAGACGGCTGCAACGGACGCCTTCCTCGCGGATACGTGCGGCGGCGCACATCTATTGGTGATCGCAGATGAAGTGCATCAAATCGGAAGCCCTTACAACGCGCGAGCCATGGGAATAGAGAGCGGCTCCCGGCTTGGTTTGAGTGCGACACCTATTCGGTATGGTGACCCAGAGGGGACGGCAAAGATCCTTGCCTACTTCGGGCCGGTTATCCCACCCGCCATATCCCTCAGGGATGCAATTCGATCGGGCCGACTAGTCGAGTATGAATATCACCCCCATCCAGTGCACCTCACAGCGGAGGAAGCTGAAAGCTGGAAAGTGCTCACACGCAGAATTTTTCTGGAAATTAACAAAACAGAAGGCGACGTGATTAGATCTGCTCCTTTGAATGAGAAGGCAAAAATGCTCCTCATTCAACGCTCTCGCATCGCTAAGAAGGCGCAAGGAAAAATCCCCTTGGCGGTCGAGGTACTCCGTAGTGCCTATCGAAAGGGGCAGCGTTGGCTCGTATATTGTGAAGACGGCCACCAATTGGCCGAGGTCCTTGAGGCACTCTCACACGCAGGTCTTTCGGCGATGGAGTACCACACGGGCATGGCTGGCGACCGGGCGGCAGCGCTTGCATGGTTTCGTTCCTTTGGCGGCATATTGGTCTCCATAAAGTGCCTAGATGAAGGTGTTGATATTCCAGCGGTTGACCATGCGTTGATCCTCGCCTCATCTCAGAATCCAAGGCAGTTTATCCAACGACGCGGGCGCGTATTGAGGAGTGCGCCTGATAAACATATCGCTGTGATACACGATGCAGTAGTAGTGCCGTTGAATCTCGAAAATGAGCCCGAGCAGCTGTCTTTACTAAAAAGCGAATTTGTTCGTGCGATAGAGTTTTCAGAATCTGCACTTAATAGGACCGCAGGTGCGGAATTGCGAGCAATGGCCAATACCATGGGGCTCGACTTCGACATGTGGCGG